The Rattus norvegicus strain BN/NHsdMcwi chromosome 2, GRCr8, whole genome shotgun sequence nucleotide sequence cccagatgtacctctcctggacatatacccaaaagatgctccaacatacaaaaaagacacatgctccactatgttcatagatgccttttttttcttttttctttttttttttggagctggggaccaaacccagggccttgcactttctaggcaagtgctctaccactgagctaaatccccaacccagatgccttatttataatagtcagaagctggaaagaacccagttgcatcatactgagtgagctaacccaatcacagaaagacatacatggtatgcactcattgataagtggctattagcccaaatgcttgaattaccctagatgcctagaacaaatgaaactcaagacagatgatcaaaatgtgaatgtttcactccttctttaaaaggggaacaagaatactcttggcagggaagagagaggcaaagattaaaacagagactgaaggaacacccattcagagcctgccccacatgtggcccatacatatacagccacccaattagacaagatggatgaagcaaagaagtccagaccgacaggagccggatgtagatcgctcctgagagacacagccagaatacagcaaatacagaggtgaatgccagcagcaaaccactgaactgagaataggaccccagttgaaggaatcagagaaagaactggaagagcttgaaggggctcgagaccccatatgtacaacaatgctaagcaaccagagcttccagggactaagccactacctaaagactatacatggactgaccctggactctgacctcataggtagcaatgaatatcctagtaagagcaccagtggaaggggaagccctgggtcctgctaagactgaaccccccagtcaACTAGACTGGtggcgggagggcggcaatggggggagggttgggaggggaacacccataaggaaggggaggggggagggggatgtttgcccggataccgggaaagggaataacactcgaaatgtatataagaaatactcaagttaataaaaaaaaaaagaagaaaaaaaaagaaatcagaaaaaaaagaagaaaaaaaaaaaaaagaacccagttgcccttcaagagagaaatggattcaaaaaatgtggtacatctacacaatggagtactacttagctatcaaaaacaatgacttcatgaaattcataggcaaatggaatgaactagaaaatatgctgaTTGAGGTaatccaattacagaaaaacacacttggtatgcactcattggtaagtggatattagcccaaaagttgaaactacccaagatgcaatccacagaccacaggaagctcaagaagaaggatgaccaaaacttggatgctcccactccttcttaaaaggggaaaaatatccataggagggttaTGGAAGCACAGTTTAGAACAGTgaccgaaggaatggccattcagagcttgtcctacatgtggcccatatatatacagccatgaaaactagataagattgatgaagctaaaaaatgcatccTGAAAGCGACCaggtatagatctctcctgagagacacatccagagcatatccaatacagaggtcaatgctagcagcaaaccactgaactgagcataggacccccttggggggaattagaggaagtattgaaagagatgaaggagcttgcaaccccacaagaacaactatgccagtcaaccagagcttccaggaactaaaccaattttgaaagactatacatggactcacctagggctccaactccatatgtagcagagaatagccttttgggggcaccagtggaagaggaagcccttgatcctactAAGGTTGGATCTCCAATGCAGTGGAATACGGGgaggggcagtaagggagatggatgctgggggaatacccatatgggggagggtgaAGGAatgggggggcttatggacaggaaaccgggaagagaattacattcgaaatgtaagtaaagaaatacatttaataaaaaataaataaataaaaaagattaagaaGAATggatatgtatgcacacacatatatacatatgcatatctgTACCCCTTCACCAATGCTTTTTATGTCTTGTCATATTTTACCACTATTGGAAAGGATTGATTAGTAATCATtgcataatatattttaatttaatttaatttattaatttatatgctatctttttctttctttccactagTCTATATAAAGTTCCTATTTCATATTCTCCATGTGTGaattgcttaaaaataaaaggtaggATCTGAAGTGACATCAAAGCTGTAGCTCAGaatattttcagttcagttttcctgaaataaaaaggagagatAATCCACAAGCATATGGGTTCTGAAAGTATGAGAATGATGGTAAACGTATCCCCATGTCTTGATCAGTGATGTTCTATATTATTTGAAATAGCCCATTTTACCTTGTCTTGCTTCCATATTGTGCCCTGatgttttcagtttgtttctagGGGTTACTTTTCAAGCAAGAGTTATAGAGAAGCTTCCCAGTTTGTAAGGATCCACTGTGTTCCTAAATCAGCTATACCCTAAAGTAGTATTCCTACAGGACATGAGAGCTTTTATCAAAGGTGCCAAGTCCATCATTCAGAACAGTGGCAGAAAAGACCACTAGAAGAAAAGATACTCTAGAAGATGGTATATGATCttggaaatattttcattttaatgatgagaaaaatgaaaagttcatGGCCATAAAATGAAGTGTGTGTCTTGACTCTCTAGAATAATATTAGACAATAAGCACTCAATTGTATATCCTAAATGAATCATAAGTGATGGATCCTCTGGAGCTCACAAGAAGCACCACAATAATCCAGATGAAGTACAAATATTCTTAAGGAAAGTCAGTAAACATAAGCATAATTAATAGCCTTAGAGAAATGTAATAGCACAGTCTTTATGGAAGAAGACAATGAAGATGAAGTAAACCCATGATTATAATattagtaaaaattaaaattcagtaTATTTTAGAATGCAGAAAtagtaatttttaagaaaaattcaaTTATTGAGCCAAATAGATATTGTCAGTGTAGCTCAAAGTCTAGTAtgaaagaaggaatgaaaaaaaaactacaagGTATCTTGAAGAGCATTGAACTATTATGACATATAGTtttgggaaagaaaacaaaaaaaggtgGAAATAAATATTTCCAGCAGCATGAAGACACATGCTTTAATGTTGCAGCATAAAACAGAAGTCAATAACAAATATAAGTACACCTTGCTGAGTCCTTTTAgtgttgcttgcatgtatgtgtcctGGGGCCTGACTTTCACTTGCTATGGGATAACCACCATGGGGACTTAACCCCGGCGAAGGAGGGGCAATGGTATAAAGCTAtattaattgaaaataaagaaaaagcaaattaaGTACATACAGCATGACTAccatagaaaacaaaaccaaccaaccaacaagccaaccaaacaaataaaactaaaaaacgaACTAGTGAGACAATTCTGAAGATTTGTCCAAATTCTCTCAATTCTATATCAAAGCTGGTTAACTCTGTTATAGAGAATGACCAGTGCATGCAAAAATTGATCTGGTCATCACACTGCTCTTTCTAAATGTAAAACAttctaaaagaattaaaatgcttGTGACAACTAAGTACAACAGTAAAATGAATGTCTTatatacctacacatatacaaaattaaATCTAAAACGGTAAAATACAAATGAGGAAGTATTTTACTGCTCCGAAGAAGACATGAAAACATGAAAATCCCAACATACAAGATCACTGATAATGAACTTCTATCAAATTGTTGACACTGGTTACTTCTTTGTAGGTAATTGTGTATAGGACGTTATAGAGAATGTTCCTCAAATCAAACAtatgtaatacattttaattaagtACATTAACTCACTTACTATCTAATTATTCTTTAAATGAAAATGCCTCAAAATGCAAAGAATTATTGCAGTAAATCTGAGAATACAGtctatttttgaaatattttctagatattatattagaaataaaaattaacaacCTCACTAAATTCTATATAGTCTATTTGATTGATTATAAGTGTTGGTTTAATGATGGTCTTACACAATGGaacatgtgaattttttttagaaaaaacatAGCAATCAGATTTAATTTTCACCATAGGCTCTGGAAATGTTTATAAtgctgttatttttaaaatataaatagatataccTGCTATGTTGATCACGATGAATATTCCTCTGTATGCAAAACATCCTTGGAGAATGGCTTCTACAGTTTGCGAGGCATTAGGAAGTTCAGCATCCAAAGCATTCTCAAACTTGGACACATTTTCCTTTTTGCCAATCACTAACAGCACAAGCCCAGTTagagaaatgaaacaaagaataCTCATCTTTATCATACTGCTGATAGTCTGAAGCCAAGCCACTGTTTTCACTCCTCCAGCATTGAGAATTCCAAATGACCACAAAATAGCCACAGACAGGCATTTTATTGGAAGTTCTGGAGCTGGGCACCCAGTATAGAAAGGTTGAATTAGATAAGTAGCTATTAGTAAGGTATGAGCACCCAGGCCTAGACAATAAGAAAAAAGTTGAATCCAGAGACTCAGAAAAGCAGCAAGGGATCCAAGAGATCTCTTCAGGAAATAATAAGATGCTCCACTCACAGGAAAGGTCGTTGCCAGCTCTACCAAAGAGAGAGCATTCAGCATGACCAGCAGGCCACAACCTGCCCAAATACCAAGAGAAACAGGGATGTTCAGTGAGGAGTATTTTAATACTCCTttaggagacacaaaaatccctgtcCCTATAATGGTTCCAAGTAAGACCATGGTTACATGGAAGAATCCTACTGTTCTTGAGAGACGCAtggttttgcctttttttctgaAGTTTATCTTAAAAAATTATACACAAAATTATACAAGTTCCTAAATCGTTGACCTCTACAATCCAATTATGTTTGTTCTCGTATCAAATATCTTGTACCAAATATCATTCTTATATATGTCTAATTATCTTACTAAAATGTAATTAATTATTAACTGATCAGTTTCTCCAAGAAATCCAGATCTCCTCTTAAGACCaatgttaaaatatttcttatattaagttttaaaaaataaaatatgctgcTGACCAAGTAAACAACTAGGAGCTAGGAAATTAGTACTTTAAATTTCTTCTTAGAATTATTCATCTCTAGCAGTGCAAGAAAGTCATTATTTAACTAATAGGTAATTATTTGTAGATTTATACCAAGAGCTGAAATTATAGTTTAACCAGCAAATTTTAAACTGTGAGGTTCAGTGAACTGAGATGGGACTTTCACATTTATTTCCTTGAAGATGCTTTTATGGCTTCAAAATATATTGTTTCCACAGAAGCAAATTAAATGACAAGTGAAATGTGTAATATTTGCCTAATGAATGTTTAGTAATAACACCTGTACATATTGCTACCTAGTAGATTGCACCTAAATCTATGAGCTTAGAACAAAAATattatctattatttttaatcttaaatCTAGGTTCTACTTCTTGGTTAAGGGTGGCTATCAcctaaaatttgcaggcaaaaaAGCAGGCACCTACAAATTCTCTTGTAGTTCTATCAAAATATAGAACTTTAATGGGATGGGAGGTTGCTCTTTCACTCTATTTAGATAGCTACTAATTCTTTTCAAAGTAGTACTTGGTTTGAAATTACTAGAAATTATgagttctttaatttttaaaaatattggttCAAAATTTCACATATGTATGCAATGTGTTCTGATCTAATTGATCCtccaattctttttatttatttattgttttttataaaatggaaaatgaaCTCCTCTACTAGAAGTTCTGGAGACAGGAGTACAAGGATACCTGctcacatctttttttaaaatttatttttcttggatattataTTATTTACGTTTCAcctgttatcccatttcccaccTTTCCTATCCCCctgcccccttctccctctttctatgaggatgcttctactccttcccacccattcccacctcaatgccctggcattcccctacatcggggcaatgaaccttcacaggaccaagggcttttcctcctattgatgctggacaatgctgtTCTTCGTTACATATGtcgctggagtcatgggtcccttcaagtgtactcattggttggttggtataatccctgggagctctggtagagtcttgttggttgatattgttcttcctacggggtttTCGAACCCTTTCATTTCCTTTAGTTTTgtctcaaactcctccattggagttctTTTCTTCATTCTAATGGTTaggtgcaagcatcctcatctggatCAGTAAGGCTCTCACAAAACTTCTCAGGAGACactcatatctggctcctgtcagcaagcacttcttggtatcagtagcagtgactgggtttggtggctgcaaatggggtggattcccaggtgggacagtctctggatgaccttttcttcagtccccgatccactctttgtcccggtaattcctcctgtgagtattttgttctcccttctatgaagtaatgaagcatccacattttggttgtccttcttcttgagcttcatattatctatgaattttttcttgggtattccaaacttttgggctgaCATCCACTTAACAGCGAGTACAaaccacgtgtgttcttttgtgactgagttacctcattcaggacaatattttttttagttccatccattagcctatgaattacatgcagtcactgtttttaatagctgagcagtactacATCATGTAAATGTATGCCAGTTTCTGAATCTGggctctttctagcttctggatattataaacaaggctgctatgaacatagtgaaacatgtgtcctttttataggttggagcatcttttgggtgtattcccaggagtgggatagctgggtCATCatatagtactatgtccaattttctaagaaaccaccagactgatttccaacgtggttttaccagcttgcaatcccaccagcaatggagaagtgtttctatttctctacatctccaccagcatctgttgttacctgagtttttgatcttaaccattctgaatggtatgaggtagtatctcagggttgtgttttgatttgcatttccctgatgaataaggatgttgaacatttctttgggtacttctcagccattccatattcctcagttgaaaattttttgtttagcactgtacccccatttttaatagggttatttgattctctggagtctaacttcttgaggtctttgtatacaTTAGATAGTAGCCTtctatcggttgtaggattgataaagatctgttcccaatctgttggtttccattttgtcctaatgacagtgcctttgccttacagaagcttttccattttaggacatcccatttgttgattcttgatcttagagcataagcaattggtattttgttcaggaaaatttccccagtgcccatgtgatcgagactgttccccactttttcttctattagtttgagtgtatctggttttatgtggaggtcctttaccCTCTTGGACTTAAGTACAGTgctataagaatggatggatttgtattcttctatatgttgacctccagttgaaccagaaccatttgttgaaaatgctatctattttcccactggatggttttagctcctttgtcaaagatcaagtgaccataggtttgtgaatgcatttctgggtcttcaattctattccattgatctacctgcctatctctgtaccagtaTCTTTATCACTATTATTAATTCTTTCTTGAAAAACCTTTTATTAATCTGGGTGCTTCTTAATGTAACCAAGTTAAGaatcaatattaaccatcatTAGTCTACTTCTTATTAAAAATATACcatttaaagaataatatttcACCTAGATCCCCCAAAGCCATGCATATCTTCAAGGGGAAAATGTTCTAAGTTCATCTCCAAGTGTCTTCCACGGTCTGAAGAAGAATGCTAGCCCTGATTGAAGATTAAAGTACAGTTTTTCATGACATTTAAACCTAAcgcttttctttaaaataaaaaacaaaaacaatataatCAAGTTATATTCATGCACAAATGGTATAGACAttttaattcagaaaaaaagaggaaTGCAAACATAGAAAAAAAGGGTAAAGCATTAATACATTAATTTAATGCTAAGCCCTATAGCTATATGATGGCATTCTAGTATGTAGTACTATAAGCATAACTTGAGAGAGCTTGAAcagaaacttttcttttttctccatctttattaacttgggtatttcttatttacttttcgattgttattccctttcctggtttccaggccaacattcccctagcccctccccctctccttctatttgggtgttcacacccccatcctccccccattaccaccctccccccaataatcatgttcactgggggttcagtcttggcaggatcaagggcttccccttccactggtgctcttactaggctattcattgctacctatgaggttagagcccagggtcagtccatgtatagtctttgggtagtggcttagtccctggaagctctggttggttggcattgttgttcatatggggtctcgagccccttcaagttctttcagtcagctctttcagtcctttctctgattccttcaacaggggtcccattctcagttcagtggtttgctgctggcattcacctatatatttgctgtattctggctgtgtctctcaggagagatctacatccaattcctgtcagcctgcacttctttgctctatccatcttatctagtttggtggctgtatatgtatgggccacatgtggggcaggctctgaatgggtgttccttctgcctctgttctacactttgcctctctattccctcccaagggtattcttgttcccctttcaaagaaagagtgaagcattcgcattttggttatccttcttgagtttcatgtgttctgtgcatctagggtaattcgagcatttgggctaatagccacttatcaaggagtgcataccatgtgtgtttttctgtgagtgggttacctcactcaggaagttattttccagttccatccatttgcctatgaatttcataaaggcattgtttttgatagctgagtaatatttcattgtgtagatgtaccacattttctgtatccattcctctgttgaagggcatctgggttacttccagcttctggatattataaataaagctgctctgaatatagtggagcatgtgtctttgttataagttggggcattttggggtatatgcccaagagaggtatagctgggtcctcaggtagttcaatgtgcaattttctgaggaacctccagactgatttccagaatggttgtaccagtctgcaatcccaccaacaatggaggagtgtccctctttctccacatccttgccagcatctgcttcacctgagtttttgatcttagccattctcactggtgtgaggtgaaatcttagggttgttttgatttgcatttcccttatgactaaagatgttgaacatttctttaggtatttctcagctatttggtattcctcagctgtgaaacagaaagtttttatgtcatttttagCAAATATGGTTTCCCTCGATACATTTTTGTCAAATAAAGCATTCCTTAATGGATGTTTCATATTATAAAACATCAAATCCTTAATCTCCAATGATTCATTCTTGTTGATTAGAAAACACCCTCTCTCTTAGGTTGGTTCCACATGTAGTCTGCAACTTTTCTCATCAGGTATCCTAAGATGCTGGCACCGCCAACATCTTCAGATCTTGAAAATAGTCACCTTTAAAGATTCATAGGATGGCTTTTCTGGGCCTTTGTATAGGGACAGTCCAGGCCCACACCTGAGCTCATCAGCTTTCCTTAGCTATGGAGTGAATTTCCACAACCCCTTCCTTGTACTCTTGATTCTAAAGCTACTAAATTCTTCTTATTCTGGGCCTTGAGCATGTCTCCCTTCTCTGTTGTTTGATTGCATCTGCATAATCTTTTAGTTGTTGATggttctacacttgatcttagccaaaaggccgagaagcgatagtTGTTGATGGTTCTTTCCACtgcttaatttttttgtttaatttttttttcacaagttggaagcttacCTTGGTCGGGTCTTTCCCTGAAGTCTCCACTGGAGTTTTTCCATTTGTAATCAGGGTTTTCTTCATGCTTTTTATCTTGTTGGGCATGGGGCTAAACCCCATTACATTTTCCAGTACTTGTTTTCCCCTCAAACTGtaaaatttgtatttttccttgctcattttcattatatatctACAGAAGAGTAACCACAAATAACCATAAAACAGAGTCACtattaggctgtcttgaaatctcctctgcaaATGCCATTAATCTAAATTCTTTACTATAGCCTtagatatatttttgtttgtttgttttagacaagGGCCGAAATCAGCAATggtctttgccaaaatatcagaCAAAAGGTCTCTAGGCCACTTACAACCTCTGAAATCACTTGAGCCCAGTCCCCATATTCTACATCACCCTCAGCACCATGCTCTTCCATGTGCCTACTATGGAGGCTCATCAAGCTCAGTTCAATTGGttttctagtccaaagtctcaatgtcttccatatttcttCAGATAAAAACATCAAAAGGTTTATCACATCAATACCTGATGCCCAGTACCAAATTCTCTCTTAGTCTGTGCTCTATGGCTATGAAG carries:
- the Slc7a12l1 gene encoding solute carrier family 7 member 12-like isoform X2, with translation MRLSRTVGFFHVTMVLLGTIIGTGIFVSPKGVLKYSSLNIPVSLGIWAGCGLLVMLNALSLVELATTFPVSGASYYFLKRSLGSLAAFLSLWIQLFSYCLGLGAHTLLIATYLIQPFYTGCPAPELPIKCLSVAILWSFGILNAGGVKTVAWLQTISSMIKMSILCFISLTGLVLLVIGKKENVSKFENALDAELPNASQTVEAILQGCFAYRGIFIVINIADSVVITWVNRAYPSMQWVMSLGISLSSLTTTACGILSAARICYSASLEGQMPFIFSMLNNHQSPVVAVTQVVILSTVSIICSNLTYLIKYLGIMSIFNDVLYMIAILKLRYQKPALPRPYKVCLPLVFGSLALSSFFILAPIIQSPNIEHIYEGLFLLSGFVVYWLQVYLYQHADHFKTITCYLQLLFNVLPSDEQDKNLCSE